The Fibrobacter sp. UWEL nucleotide sequence ATTAAATTTTAGAAAATAGCCCATTTTTTGTTTAATTTAGGCGAAAGTCAACAAAAAAGGGTGGCGAAGCCACCCACACATGTTGATGAAGAGCCAACAATTCGCTTATTTTAGGCATATTCATTTCCCTCCTACAAAATGTACATTGCCTATCCGCAAAAAGCAACCCCTACAGAAATTTTGCAACCTACTGTTGACATTAGAAAAAGCGCCCCACAAAGGGGCGCCTGAAACTCAGCATGACTTCGAACTACTTCACGTTTACGCGGTGAGAGAGTTTTTGATTGCCGTTCTGGACGTGAACCACGTACACGCCCTTCGCTAAACTGTTCAAACGGACGGAGTCGGCGACGTTCCTTGCAGAAACAACAAGGCGCCCCTGCATATCAAACACGTTCACATGGGACGCTGCCGGCACAAACAAACGGACGCCATCGAAACGAACCACGCGATTCCGCCCCGACACAAGACGATTAACGTTCCCGCCGACGCCCAGCACAGTGTTTCCGTCGAGGCAGCCCACGGCTTCAATCTTCGAGATGTACATGGCGGAAGTATTGCTGCTGTTGAACGTCAACTGGGTGGGATTCACCCCAGCGTCGCGAACAGCCTGCAGGTCCACCGTCATTCCCGCCCAAGTTTTAGAAGCCAGCGGGCGGCCGTTCTGCAAAGTCATCTTGGGATCGTTCACCCCGATGTTCACATAAGCAGTGCTGCCCGTGGGGCCATACGCAGTAAACACCAGCGCCTCACAGCGACTCAGGAAATTAGAATCCACCGCATCCTGAGGCAGCGTGTAAATCGCATGCTGATAACCGCAGTAATCTGCATTCTGGTCGCAGCCAGCCAGCGGCACGTTCATATAGCCAGTCTTCCCCGCCAGTTCTTCCGCCACGAACTTGCCATTTCCATTCTTCACATCGCCGGACCATTCCCCGCGAGTTTCCGCACCCGCCTGGCTGTAATCCACAATCACATACTTTCCGTTCCCGAAGGGTGAAACCTCATCCCATACCAGGGGGACCACATCCGTAACCGCCTTCACCTGATCCGCACTATGAGCCTTCAGGCTAGCTACCAGGCTGTCATAAGCCGGTTTCGCCACAAAGCTAGAATCGAACACCAGGCCATTGTACTTGTACAAATCCGGAAGCCAGCTATACTTATCGGAGAATCCCCAGATTACAAACGCCTCCATGTTAGGCGCTTCCAGGAACACATCCATAAACTGACGGTACAAACTACCCTGGGCCTCGAAATCCGCCTGGGTCGCAGCCTTCTTATCAAAGCCAATATCCAGCTCCGTAATCTGCAAAGTCAGCCCCTCGGCCTCCAAAGCCTGAGCCAAAGCCTTCACGTTAGGCGGCGTTGTCACATGATAATCAGAAATATGAGTCTGGGTGCCAATACCCGTGATATAGATACCGGCAGCCTTCAATCGCTTAGCCACGGAATCCACCGCGAAACGCCCCTTGGCCCCAGCACCGATGCCCCATTCCAGAGAGTAGTCGTTGTAATAAAGCCTTGCTTCCGGATCAGCCTTGTGGGCCCACACGAAAGCGGAGTCAATAAACTCGCGACCGATGTACTTGTACCACACGGAAGATTCGCCGTTACGCCACGCAGCCGGAGTGCCGTCGCCAATAGCCTCGTTCACCACGTCCCATTCACGGATCTTACCCTTGTAATGCCCCACCACATTTTCGATGTGATTCTTCAGAACCGATAGCAAAGTATCCTTGGCAGAACCGCCCGCAGACGCCACACTTTCTGCCAATGCCGGAACCCAGTTGGGAACCTGACTGTGCCAGGCCAGTGCATGACCACGAACCTGCATTCCGTTCTTCGCCGCATAAGCCATCAACTTGTCGCCATTCTTGAAGTTGAACGTATTGCGAGACGGTTCCGTGGCATCAAACTTCATCTCGTTTTCCGCAACCACAATATTGAACTGGGACTTGTGAGTATTTTCGTACACCTCGGCGTCATCGCCCAAGCCATAATTAAACCAGTTGGAATTCAGGATAGAACCCACAAAACGGCCACGAGCCTCCGCCAGCTGACGAAGAGTACTATCCGCCTCCGCGGCCATTGCACAGGTCACCCCCGCGCACAAAAGAAAAACACCAAATTTCATACCAAATCCTAAAACAAGTTTTGCCTAAAATTATGTTTTTACCCCGCAGAATCAAACCGCCAGGGTTCAAATTTCGTTGTTTTAAGGAACAACGAGAAATTAGAAAACGCACTATTTTTCATATTTTAGTCGAACTTTTTGCACAAATAATACACTTTTTAGTCGGACTTTTTGTTTTTTAGTACATTTTAAGTATATTTGTCATATGAAACGTCAAATTTTGCAAAAGTTCATTGAATGGAAAGAGTCTCCAAACAGAAAACCGCTCATCTTAAAAGGGGCCAGACAGGTTGGAAAAACTTGGCTCATGCAGGAATTTGCAAGACAATCGTACGCAAAGTCAATCTACATCAACTTTGAAGACAACGAGCCTTGCAAACGGCTGTTCGACATGGACTTCGACATACAACGCATTATTCAAGGTCTCCAAATCGCAACAGGAACAGTAATTGACCAAGACACCCTGATTCTCTTTGACGAAATCCAAGAAGCACCAAGAGCGCTAACCTCTCTCAAATACTTTTACGAAAAAGCGCCTCAGTATCACATTATTGCAGCAG carries:
- a CDS encoding endo-1,4-beta-xylanase, which encodes MKFGVFLLCAGVTCAMAAEADSTLRQLAEARGRFVGSILNSNWFNYGLGDDAEVYENTHKSQFNIVVAENEMKFDATEPSRNTFNFKNGDKLMAYAAKNGMQVRGHALAWHSQVPNWVPALAESVASAGGSAKDTLLSVLKNHIENVVGHYKGKIREWDVVNEAIGDGTPAAWRNGESSVWYKYIGREFIDSAFVWAHKADPEARLYYNDYSLEWGIGAGAKGRFAVDSVAKRLKAAGIYITGIGTQTHISDYHVTTPPNVKALAQALEAEGLTLQITELDIGFDKKAATQADFEAQGSLYRQFMDVFLEAPNMEAFVIWGFSDKYSWLPDLYKYNGLVFDSSFVAKPAYDSLVASLKAHSADQVKAVTDVVPLVWDEVSPFGNGKYVIVDYSQAGAETRGEWSGDVKNGNGKFVAEELAGKTGYMNVPLAGCDQNADYCGYQHAIYTLPQDAVDSNFLSRCEALVFTAYGPTGSTAYVNIGVNDPKMTLQNGRPLASKTWAGMTVDLQAVRDAGVNPTQLTFNSSNTSAMYISKIEAVGCLDGNTVLGVGGNVNRLVSGRNRVVRFDGVRLFVPAASHVNVFDMQGRLVVSARNVADSVRLNSLAKGVYVVHVQNGNQKLSHRVNVK